In one window of Armatimonadota bacterium DNA:
- a CDS encoding NPCBM/NEW2 domain-containing protein: MESYDIPAAATNDAVMASPAEVQEMAEWVSMVFAGAVPTGGPPRVRLDVRRQDYNVLRFGQSCMETPIRIGAQEFERGLGTHANSEIAVIVPSGATTFRAFVGVDNNYDTQGTRGSVQFSVEIDSKEVFRTGTLRGGDEPLAVSADIPDGAAEIVLKVSDAGDGPGWDQADWAEARFVMGDGSVKWLDENQRDTILMHAEPPFSFVYGGAPSADILKTWARTVETNEREDRVEHRIQWKDPATGLSVSTVTTAFKHYPAVDWVLYFENHGQQDTPIIEDIQALDVLLRTGNSKRAAVLHGLHGDSCDADTFVPFETSLATGGNIDMAPTGGRPSSISAFPFFNVQYADEGVITAIGWSGQWAASLERSESGPTRLCAGMELTHLSLHPGERIRTPRILLMTWQGDRVTAHNRFRRLLLFHYVPQENGRPVRLPVASQCFDRYSWTRPEWATEAGQISAARFARDVGCDAHWLDAAWFESGFPNGVGNWYCKPDEFPNGLKPIADACHELGLRFVVWFEPERVAAGSLIAQEHPGFVFGGANGGLFKLSDPEARRWLTDLLSQRITEFGIDIYRNDFNIDPLSFWRENDAPDRQGMTEIRYVEGHYEMWDELLAKHPGLVIDNCSSGGRRIDFETIQRSVPLWRSDTSCSPGHPDWNQSQSHGLSMYVPLHTACGWTPDPYEFRSSATGGAICQFDYLHPSFPVGLAKATLAEAMENRKFWYGDFYPLTHCSTDATHWAAYQFHRPDLNAGLVLVFRRPESNYSALVVALRGLDADTTYAVEFIDDARHRTERTLTGQQLMANVELRLAQKGTSLLIRYKAAG, translated from the coding sequence ATGGAGAGTTACGACATTCCCGCCGCCGCTACGAACGACGCCGTCATGGCGAGCCCGGCGGAAGTGCAGGAGATGGCGGAGTGGGTCAGCATGGTCTTTGCCGGCGCCGTCCCGACGGGCGGGCCGCCGCGCGTGAGACTCGACGTGCGCCGCCAGGACTACAACGTGCTGCGGTTCGGGCAGTCGTGCATGGAGACGCCGATCAGGATCGGCGCGCAGGAGTTCGAGCGCGGGCTGGGGACGCATGCCAACAGCGAGATCGCCGTCATCGTGCCGTCCGGCGCAACGACTTTCAGGGCATTCGTCGGCGTGGACAACAACTACGACACCCAGGGCACGCGGGGCAGCGTTCAGTTCAGCGTCGAGATAGACTCCAAGGAGGTCTTCCGCACAGGCACGCTGCGCGGCGGTGACGAGCCGCTGGCAGTGAGCGCGGACATTCCGGATGGCGCTGCGGAAATCGTCCTCAAGGTATCCGACGCCGGGGACGGGCCGGGGTGGGACCAAGCCGACTGGGCGGAGGCGCGCTTCGTCATGGGCGACGGCAGCGTCAAATGGCTGGACGAGAACCAACGCGACACGATCCTCATGCACGCAGAACCGCCATTCTCGTTCGTGTACGGCGGCGCCCCGTCGGCGGATATCCTCAAGACCTGGGCGCGCACCGTCGAAACGAACGAGCGCGAGGATCGAGTAGAGCATCGGATTCAGTGGAAGGATCCGGCCACAGGCCTCAGCGTGAGCACGGTCACGACGGCGTTCAAGCACTATCCGGCGGTGGACTGGGTGCTCTACTTCGAGAATCACGGTCAGCAGGACACGCCGATCATCGAGGACATCCAGGCGCTCGATGTGCTGCTGCGCACGGGGAACTCGAAGCGCGCGGCGGTGCTCCATGGGCTGCACGGCGATTCGTGCGATGCGGACACGTTCGTGCCGTTCGAGACGAGCCTGGCCACGGGCGGCAACATCGACATGGCGCCAACCGGCGGGAGGCCGTCTTCGATCAGCGCGTTTCCTTTCTTCAACGTGCAGTACGCTGACGAAGGCGTCATCACGGCGATCGGCTGGTCGGGGCAGTGGGCGGCGTCGCTGGAGCGCTCCGAGAGCGGCCCGACGCGGCTGTGCGCGGGGATGGAACTGACCCATCTGTCCCTGCATCCCGGCGAGCGCATTCGCACGCCGCGCATCCTGCTCATGACGTGGCAGGGCGACCGCGTGACGGCTCACAATCGTTTCCGCCGCCTGCTGCTGTTCCACTACGTGCCGCAAGAGAACGGACGGCCGGTGCGCCTGCCGGTCGCGTCGCAGTGCTTCGACCGCTACAGCTGGACCCGGCCCGAATGGGCCACGGAAGCCGGCCAGATCAGCGCCGCAAGATTCGCACGAGACGTGGGCTGTGACGCGCACTGGCTCGATGCGGCGTGGTTCGAGAGCGGGTTCCCAAATGGGGTCGGCAACTGGTACTGCAAGCCGGATGAATTCCCGAACGGCTTGAAGCCGATCGCGGATGCGTGCCATGAGCTGGGCCTGCGCTTCGTCGTGTGGTTCGAGCCGGAGCGGGTCGCGGCGGGTTCACTGATTGCGCAGGAGCATCCGGGATTTGTGTTCGGCGGCGCGAACGGCGGCCTGTTCAAGCTGAGCGATCCGGAGGCGCGGCGCTGGCTGACGGATCTCCTCTCACAGCGCATCACCGAGTTCGGGATAGATATCTACCGCAACGACTTCAACATTGACCCGCTGTCATTCTGGCGCGAGAATGACGCCCCGGACCGGCAGGGCATGACGGAGATTCGTTACGTCGAGGGGCATTACGAGATGTGGGATGAGCTGCTCGCGAAGCATCCGGGACTCGTCATAGACAACTGCTCCAGCGGCGGGCGGCGCATTGACTTCGAGACAATCCAGCGCTCGGTGCCCTTGTGGCGCAGCGACACGAGCTGCTCGCCGGGGCATCCGGACTGGAACCAGTCCCAGAGCCACGGCCTGAGCATGTACGTGCCGCTGCACACGGCGTGCGGCTGGACGCCCGACCCCTATGAGTTCCGCAGTTCCGCCACGGGCGGAGCGATCTGCCAGTTCGATTATCTGCATCCGAGTTTCCCGGTCGGACTGGCGAAGGCGACGCTGGCCGAGGCAATGGAGAACCGCAAGTTCTGGTACGGCGATTTCTATCCCCTCACCCACTGCTCGACGGATGCGACGCACTGGGCGGCGTACCAGTTTCATCGGCCCGATCTCAACGCAGGGCTGGTGCTGGTGTTCCGGCGGCCGGAGTCGAACTACTCGGCGCTCGTCGTTGCCCTGCGCGGACTCGACGCGGACACAACCTATGCCGTCGAGTTCATTGATGATGCGCGGCACCGGACCGAGCGGACGCTGACCGGCCAGCAGTTGATGGCGAACGTGGAGCTCCGGCTCGCACAGAAGGGCACCAGCTTGCTGATTCGGTACAAGGCGGCCGGCTAG
- a CDS encoding type II toxin-antitoxin system RelE/ParE family toxin: MSAWTVRLSRRAAKQLHNLAPDVRSRVVAALRAIQKDPTQGVKLLGPLEGSRRYRVGDYRIVYQVDPANRVIAVENIRHRGRAYRP, translated from the coding sequence TTGAGCGCCTGGACGGTTAGGCTGTCGCGCCGCGCGGCCAAGCAGTTGCACAATCTGGCCCCGGATGTGCGATCCCGCGTCGTCGCCGCGCTGCGAGCCATTCAAAAGGACCCCACCCAAGGGGTCAAGCTGCTGGGGCCCCTGGAAGGATCGCGCCGCTACCGCGTCGGCGATTACCGCATCGTCTACCAGGTCGATCCGGCGAACCGCGTGATCGCCGTCGAAAACATCCGCCACCGCGGCCGCGCCTACCGTCCGTAG
- a CDS encoding type II toxin-antitoxin system Phd/YefM family antitoxin, with amino-acid sequence MTTMSVSEAKKHLLALVRDAQQQGKVFSLTRKGAPAAVLMSEEQYRSVKETLEVLADPEELKGIVKGRADIASGRVEDLEALLERLDG; translated from the coding sequence GTGACCACCATGTCCGTCAGCGAAGCCAAGAAGCATCTGCTCGCCTTGGTGAGAGATGCTCAGCAGCAGGGCAAGGTTTTCAGCCTCACCCGCAAGGGCGCGCCGGCCGCCGTCCTCATGAGTGAGGAGCAGTATCGCAGTGTCAAGGAGACCTTGGAGGTGCTCGCCGACCCTGAGGAGTTGAAAGGCATCGTGAAGGGGCGGGCAGACATCGCCTCCGGCCGCGTGGAAGACCTGGAGGCCCTGCTTGAGCGCCTGGACGGTTAG
- a CDS encoding polysaccharide deacetylase family protein, producing MTSEDRNAVQIEMPEGIRCAIALTYDTDMAGGYAPDLICHGCTMPALQDYMFRLCNTAEQHGVRLHFFQIGNGLVESEDVTYLREILRRGHVVDSHTYSHIALVTPDIKTLDEELALTNQLFEKRLGWKSTVLRGPGGYQDGLRGKPENQRVIIRNGFHWVSCQYDNTLAQQPVEKAVEAAGRDLPYAYDTGLVEFPLQGFTDRVWFETVKMEDRELYDAWRAEWGHKAVPDGSRAPWTTADALDNWIDYNLAAADYAYDNGLLWIICWHPYSHYVHDPENKMLPALLQHCAAKSKKKKADMAWVCTLRDAVALVAT from the coding sequence ATGACGAGTGAAGACCGCAACGCGGTTCAGATCGAAATGCCGGAGGGCATTCGCTGCGCCATCGCCCTGACCTACGACACCGACATGGCCGGCGGCTACGCGCCGGACCTCATCTGCCACGGCTGCACCATGCCCGCGCTCCAGGATTACATGTTCCGCCTCTGCAACACCGCCGAGCAGCACGGCGTCCGCCTGCACTTCTTCCAGATCGGCAACGGCCTGGTCGAGAGCGAAGACGTCACCTACCTGCGCGAGATACTGCGGCGCGGCCACGTCGTTGATTCGCACACCTACTCCCACATCGCGCTCGTGACGCCCGATATCAAGACGCTTGACGAAGAGCTGGCGCTGACCAACCAGCTCTTCGAGAAGCGCTTGGGCTGGAAGTCAACCGTGCTGCGCGGCCCGGGGGGCTATCAGGACGGCCTGCGCGGCAAACCCGAGAACCAGCGCGTCATCATCCGGAACGGCTTTCACTGGGTGAGCTGTCAGTACGACAACACGCTGGCGCAGCAGCCCGTGGAGAAAGCTGTCGAAGCGGCGGGGCGCGACCTGCCCTATGCCTACGACACCGGGCTCGTCGAATTTCCCTTGCAGGGCTTCACCGACCGCGTGTGGTTCGAGACGGTCAAGATGGAGGATCGCGAGCTATACGACGCGTGGCGCGCGGAGTGGGGCCACAAGGCGGTGCCCGATGGCTCGCGCGCGCCGTGGACGACGGCGGACGCGCTCGACAACTGGATTGACTACAACCTGGCCGCCGCGGATTACGCCTACGACAACGGCCTGCTGTGGATCATCTGCTGGCATCCGTACTCGCACTACGTCCACGATCCCGAGAACAAGATGCTCCCGGCGCTGCTTCAGCACTGCGCGGCGAAGTCGAAGAAGAAGAAGGCGGACATGGCCTGGGTCTGCACCCTGCGCGATGCGGTGGCGCTGGTGGCGACGTGA
- a CDS encoding isochorismatase family protein, with protein sequence MSRVLNLKGRYYRTIPMESAGYTEEALDLDAAQTAFVSLHCWDIGCPGGPEADPQYCVGMGHRVCLDEAYRVMHDVVRPAMDAARAAGLAVYHVQAESIAANYPKWFTCDADPPPAGTGDPAPEAIPGHRDAVLFRSHGQDYMTRSGLAHMDIAEVVAALPDEPVVHQTSQFDRMLRRQGIVNLIYTGFATDMCILNAPGGVGPMFSLGYRVLLIREATLGVEQPDTIDDRIATRWGMRFIETHWGDTIGFDDFMAACARLGCRATPLPVREREG encoded by the coding sequence ATGAGCCGCGTCCTGAATCTCAAGGGCCGTTACTACCGCACCATCCCCATGGAGTCGGCGGGATATACGGAGGAGGCGTTGGACTTGGACGCGGCGCAGACCGCGTTCGTGTCCCTTCACTGCTGGGACATCGGCTGCCCCGGGGGCCCGGAGGCTGATCCGCAGTACTGCGTCGGCATGGGGCACCGCGTATGCCTTGACGAGGCATATCGCGTCATGCACGACGTCGTCCGGCCGGCGATGGACGCAGCGCGTGCTGCGGGGCTGGCGGTGTATCACGTGCAGGCCGAGTCCATCGCGGCCAATTACCCGAAGTGGTTCACGTGCGACGCCGATCCCCCACCCGCGGGAACCGGCGATCCAGCGCCCGAGGCGATACCTGGGCATCGCGACGCCGTCCTCTTCCGCAGCCACGGCCAGGATTACATGACGCGCTCGGGGCTGGCGCATATGGATATCGCCGAAGTCGTCGCCGCGCTGCCCGACGAGCCGGTCGTGCATCAGACCTCGCAGTTCGACCGCATGCTGCGACGGCAAGGGATCGTCAATCTCATCTACACCGGCTTCGCCACGGACATGTGCATCCTCAATGCGCCGGGCGGGGTGGGGCCGATGTTCTCGCTCGGCTATCGGGTGCTGCTGATCCGCGAGGCGACGCTCGGGGTCGAGCAGCCCGACACGATCGACGACCGAATCGCGACCCGCTGGGGCATGCGGTTCATCGAAACCCACTGGGGTGATACGATTGGCTTCGACGATTTCATGGCTGCGTGCGCGCGGCTGGGCTGTCGCGCCACCCCTCTCCCTGTCAGGGAGAGGGAAGGGTGA
- a CDS encoding DegT/DnrJ/EryC1/StrS family aminotransferase — protein sequence DRDPQLVESAETCRQIQKCHQLYNLAEPLARRRPSKAQEYYQRLIASGLTEAPDFDRAFAEANGARFALSVANCTAANHVSCAACGAGPGDEVVVSPVTDYGTIYGIVAQRAIPVFADTDRLTGNITADTIAAVISDRTRALSVVHWAGITCDMAPIVALAERRGLPIIEDVCQAPLAEYAGRKAGTLGAMGCFSFDGEKHLSCGSGGAIITSDEELYQRAANFAGTRGSYVDDPDYGRRHKVLGCNYRFDNVRMPLAMAQLEALPELVARRRELGARLSRLLAEIDGVTPSPVPERGDAVYWIYPFLVEVEAMRVGLPDLARAMAAEGLRGIGSGRYYLVPDSHDLLNDLRRTYGAGALPGGASDTYFGRGYSAADTPNAKWYVDHMLRFPFTEKYSERDVEDIARIVGKVVAHYRA from the coding sequence GGATCGCGACCCTCAGTTGGTGGAGTCGGCCGAGACGTGCCGTCAGATTCAGAAATGCCACCAGCTTTACAACCTCGCAGAGCCGCTTGCCCGCCGGCGGCCATCGAAGGCGCAGGAGTACTACCAGCGCCTCATCGCCAGCGGGCTCACCGAGGCGCCGGATTTCGACCGCGCTTTCGCCGAGGCGAACGGCGCGCGCTTCGCGCTGTCCGTGGCCAATTGCACGGCCGCCAACCACGTCTCCTGCGCGGCGTGCGGCGCCGGCCCCGGCGACGAGGTCGTCGTCAGCCCCGTCACCGACTACGGCACGATCTACGGCATCGTCGCCCAGCGCGCGATCCCCGTTTTCGCCGACACCGACCGTCTCACGGGCAACATCACCGCCGACACCATCGCGGCGGTCATCAGCGACCGCACGCGCGCGCTTTCCGTCGTCCACTGGGCGGGCATCACGTGCGACATGGCGCCGATTGTCGCCCTCGCGGAACGGCGTGGCCTGCCGATCATCGAGGACGTCTGCCAGGCGCCGCTCGCCGAGTACGCCGGTCGCAAGGCGGGGACACTGGGCGCGATGGGGTGTTTCAGCTTCGACGGCGAGAAGCACCTGTCGTGCGGCAGCGGCGGGGCCATCATCACCAGCGATGAGGAGCTCTACCAGCGCGCCGCGAACTTCGCCGGCACCCGTGGGTCGTACGTGGATGACCCCGACTACGGCCGCCGCCACAAGGTGCTGGGATGCAACTACCGCTTCGACAATGTGCGCATGCCGCTCGCCATGGCGCAGTTGGAGGCATTGCCGGAACTGGTGGCACGGCGGCGGGAGTTGGGCGCGCGGCTCTCGCGACTGCTTGCCGAGATTGACGGCGTGACACCGAGTCCCGTGCCCGAGCGCGGCGATGCGGTATACTGGATCTATCCTTTCCTCGTTGAGGTTGAGGCAATGCGCGTCGGCTTGCCGGACCTCGCCCGCGCGATGGCCGCGGAGGGGCTGCGCGGCATCGGTTCCGGCCGCTACTACCTCGTGCCCGACAGTCACGACCTGCTCAACGACCTGCGGCGCACGTACGGCGCCGGCGCGCTGCCCGGCGGTGCGTCCGATACCTACTTCGGTCGCGGCTACTCTGCCGCCGATACCCCGAATGCGAAATGGTATGTGGATCATATGCTGCGCTTTCCGTTCACTGAGAAGTACAGCGAACGCGACGTCGAGGACATCGCACGCATCGTCGGGAAGGTGGTGGCGCATTACCGGGCGTAA
- a CDS encoding TIM barrel protein: MDTVFFVLAVVCLLLVCAAMVGYAAVENHTTPGMISCDTYSVRQLFGQGELTLETVPELYVQLDIPGVTFNDMFFTSWDQDYLDKLNAAMAEHQRTPTCLIMEGNLANPDDALWEQQIESNVMKLKAAAYLGCPVVRLNVGGTGDAEREETFCVERVAAAFNRMLPLAKELNIKITIENHGGVSATADNILRIIELTDREWVGSCLDFGNWPAEVRYESCRKLAPYAYHTHAKTHVFDEVGEEARMEFGRILAYVRAAGYDRALSIEFEGGGDPVEGVKKTRDLLLRYWPAGANTLADVWGMILPEGAAAQKIQGGFQFTEGPAWDRKGNLYFSDIPANTIQQLDAQGKISAFAKPSGQANGLAVDRQGNIVACRHEA; this comes from the coding sequence ATGGATACGGTCTTCTTCGTCCTCGCCGTCGTTTGCCTGCTGCTCGTCTGCGCGGCCATGGTCGGCTACGCCGCCGTCGAGAACCACACGACACCCGGCATGATAAGCTGTGACACCTACAGCGTGCGCCAGCTCTTCGGCCAGGGCGAACTCACCCTCGAAACGGTGCCGGAACTCTACGTGCAGCTCGATATCCCCGGGGTGACGTTCAACGACATGTTCTTCACGTCGTGGGACCAGGACTACCTGGACAAGCTCAACGCGGCGATGGCGGAACATCAGCGCACCCCCACCTGTCTCATCATGGAGGGCAACCTCGCCAACCCCGACGACGCACTGTGGGAGCAACAGATCGAGAGTAACGTCATGAAGCTCAAGGCTGCCGCGTATCTCGGCTGCCCCGTCGTGCGCTTGAACGTCGGGGGCACGGGTGATGCCGAGCGCGAGGAGACCTTCTGCGTCGAGCGCGTCGCCGCCGCGTTCAATCGCATGCTGCCGCTCGCCAAGGAACTCAACATCAAGATCACCATCGAGAACCACGGCGGCGTCTCCGCGACGGCCGACAACATCCTGCGCATCATCGAACTCACCGACCGCGAGTGGGTGGGTTCGTGCCTCGACTTCGGCAACTGGCCCGCCGAGGTGCGCTACGAGTCGTGCCGCAAGCTCGCCCCGTATGCGTATCACACGCACGCGAAGACTCACGTTTTCGACGAGGTCGGCGAAGAGGCGCGCATGGAGTTCGGCCGCATCCTCGCGTATGTGCGCGCCGCCGGCTATGACCGCGCGCTGTCTATCGAGTTCGAGGGCGGCGGCGATCCCGTCGAGGGCGTGAAGAAGACGCGCGACTTGCTGCTGCGTTACTGGCCTGCCGGAGCGAACACCCTCGCCGACGTGTGGGGCATGATTCTGCCCGAGGGCGCCGCCGCGCAGAAGATCCAGGGCGGCTTCCAGTTCACCGAGGGCCCCGCGTGGGACCGCAAGGGCAATCTCTACTTCAGCGATATCCCCGCCAACACCATTCAGCAGCTCGACGCTCAGGGCAAGATCTCCGCCTTCGCGAAGCCGAGCGGCCAAGCCAACGGCCTCGCGGTGGATCGGCAAGGCAACATTGTCGCCTGCCGGCACGAGGCC
- a CDS encoding ThuA domain-containing protein, producing LNSDNWQNHMILHIKAYERRQGSKQHLVWKTATMERGQNHRTNALLLDSPADVVSLNSASMGDYRKVVPAADGAKISILDTDHLWCVGGNASWVWKSFTRGHHPVFMDPHYPNPWGKDTPEYERIRKAMGHTRSCAERLDLAAMSPQAADSAAPSSTRYCLFNSGEEYLVYQPGAGAFRLLLPAGAYRVEWFNTATGEAGPSGTITWRGGKRIFVPPSGEHRVLCVAARKDIGSARANDGESWLQRRLRDRAGARFTVNQEECMAKIRTLLFAGGEIHDYKGCGPLMEDALKETGDFDIAYVEQDLSVLEAPKLDPYDLVVFYYTVGEITDAQKNGLLNFVASGKGFATCHSGADSFRDCPEYRAMVGGYFVTHPHFRSYQVSVVDPEHPITEGLDEFVVEDEQYIVDYDPRVRVLASALWKGTAMPVAWIKPWGKGRVFYLALGHNPDACKHEMFRLLLQRGSKWAGTPPAG from the coding sequence TGCTCAACTCCGACAACTGGCAGAATCACATGATTCTCCATATCAAAGCCTACGAGCGGCGCCAAGGGTCCAAGCAGCATCTCGTGTGGAAGACTGCGACGATGGAACGCGGGCAGAATCACCGCACGAACGCGCTGTTGCTCGACAGCCCGGCCGACGTCGTCTCTCTCAACTCGGCGAGCATGGGGGACTATCGTAAGGTCGTTCCCGCCGCCGATGGCGCGAAGATCAGCATCCTCGACACCGACCACCTCTGGTGCGTCGGCGGCAATGCGTCGTGGGTGTGGAAAAGCTTCACTCGCGGGCATCATCCGGTGTTCATGGACCCCCACTACCCGAATCCGTGGGGCAAGGACACCCCGGAGTACGAACGGATCCGCAAGGCGATGGGGCATACCCGCAGCTGCGCCGAGCGGCTGGACCTCGCAGCGATGAGTCCCCAGGCCGCTGACTCGGCCGCGCCGTCGTCCACGCGCTATTGCCTGTTCAACTCAGGCGAAGAGTACTTGGTCTATCAACCCGGCGCCGGGGCGTTCCGCCTGCTGCTGCCCGCAGGGGCCTACCGTGTCGAGTGGTTCAATACAGCGACAGGGGAAGCTGGTCCGTCCGGCACCATCACCTGGCGCGGCGGCAAGCGAATCTTCGTCCCGCCTTCGGGCGAGCACCGAGTGCTCTGTGTCGCGGCGCGGAAGGATATTGGCTCCGCGCGTGCAAATGACGGGGAGAGTTGGCTCCAGCGCAGGCTGCGCGACCGGGCGGGCGCCCGCTTCACGGTGAATCAGGAGGAGTGCATGGCGAAGATTAGGACGCTGCTGTTTGCCGGCGGCGAGATTCATGACTACAAGGGCTGCGGCCCCCTGATGGAAGACGCGTTAAAGGAGACGGGAGACTTCGACATCGCGTACGTCGAGCAAGACCTCTCGGTGCTGGAGGCGCCGAAACTCGATCCGTACGACCTCGTCGTGTTCTACTACACCGTCGGCGAGATCACCGACGCCCAGAAGAACGGTCTGCTCAACTTCGTCGCCTCCGGCAAGGGGTTCGCGACCTGCCATTCCGGCGCCGACTCCTTCCGCGATTGCCCGGAGTACCGCGCCATGGTCGGCGGGTATTTCGTGACCCACCCGCACTTCCGCTCCTACCAGGTGAGCGTGGTTGACCCGGAGCATCCGATAACTGAAGGGCTCGACGAGTTCGTGGTCGAGGACGAGCAGTACATCGTCGATTACGACCCGCGCGTCCGCGTTCTGGCCTCAGCGCTGTGGAAGGGCACCGCCATGCCCGTGGCGTGGATCAAGCCGTGGGGCAAGGGGCGCGTGTTTTATCTCGCTCTCGGGCACAACCCCGACGCGTGCAAGCACGAGATGTTCCGCTTGCTCTTGCAGCGCGGCTCGAAGTGGGCGGGAACCCCGCCGGCGGGGTAA
- a CDS encoding DUF2961 domain-containing protein has product MKAALLTAGLMFLCTGGVGAQVAPGLAAGLDTLYRLWDGETKQVNSLWPENPEELRFGEGRSTVVMADLKGPGVITMIHFAMPETMRLNRDTVIRIYWDGEENPSVEAPLVDFFCDPNGVMERVDTALVNKKRGWNCYFPMPFAKSARIEVTADNPRYPNGMWQMNPCYGYVMYRALEEIPRDAGYFHATWRQQTVLLGSADYRVVEAFGPGQFIGWNVTVRGVGAPNAGYVVDENVKFYVDGEREPSIEWQGIEDAFGFSYGFPEQGNTFWYTGYQPYYNGAAAYRFTLNDRISFNRSLRMTVGFGKNEAPWFREVFSKPENPLQFSSVAYWYQKEPHRPFASLPACRARRPLLFPESAQKYRDAGETLVVRCGSRDGDEEFCDDGWDFVFRKGYAYAGWPTEINHCWADYDSLEFDITCPKGASGTLRLFILDGDGLAGGRRQSVSVSDRLIGEYENYRVGRWIDVPVSAGDTADGRIPVVMKNLQPNGNAVVSLIRFVRS; this is encoded by the coding sequence ATGAAAGCCGCACTTCTCACGGCAGGATTGATGTTCCTGTGCACCGGCGGCGTCGGCGCCCAGGTCGCACCGGGCCTCGCGGCCGGCCTCGACACCCTCTACCGTCTGTGGGATGGCGAAACGAAGCAAGTCAACTCGTTGTGGCCCGAGAACCCGGAAGAACTCCGGTTCGGCGAAGGCCGCTCAACCGTCGTCATGGCCGATCTCAAAGGCCCGGGCGTCATCACCATGATCCACTTCGCCATGCCCGAGACGATGCGACTGAACCGCGACACGGTCATCCGCATCTACTGGGACGGCGAGGAGAACCCCAGCGTCGAAGCGCCGCTGGTGGACTTCTTCTGCGACCCCAACGGCGTCATGGAGCGAGTGGACACCGCCCTCGTCAACAAGAAGCGGGGCTGGAACTGCTACTTCCCCATGCCTTTCGCGAAATCTGCGCGCATCGAGGTAACCGCGGATAACCCGCGCTACCCCAACGGCATGTGGCAGATGAACCCGTGCTACGGCTACGTCATGTATCGAGCGCTCGAGGAGATCCCGCGCGATGCCGGTTACTTCCACGCCACCTGGCGGCAGCAGACCGTGCTGCTCGGCAGCGCTGACTACCGCGTCGTTGAGGCGTTCGGCCCGGGGCAGTTTATCGGCTGGAACGTCACCGTGCGCGGCGTCGGCGCGCCCAACGCCGGCTACGTCGTGGATGAGAACGTGAAGTTCTACGTGGACGGCGAGCGCGAGCCGTCCATCGAATGGCAGGGCATAGAGGACGCGTTCGGCTTCAGCTACGGCTTCCCGGAGCAGGGCAACACCTTCTGGTACACCGGCTACCAGCCCTACTACAACGGCGCCGCCGCCTATCGCTTCACGCTCAACGACCGCATTTCATTCAACCGTTCCCTGCGCATGACCGTCGGCTTCGGGAAAAACGAGGCGCCGTGGTTTCGCGAGGTGTTCTCCAAGCCCGAAAACCCACTCCAATTCTCGAGCGTCGCATACTGGTATCAGAAGGAGCCACACCGGCCATTCGCTTCTCTGCCTGCGTGCCGTGCGCGTCGGCCGTTGCTCTTCCCGGAATCGGCCCAGAAGTACCGCGACGCCGGCGAGACGCTTGTTGTTCGCTGCGGCAGCCGAGACGGCGACGAGGAGTTCTGCGACGACGGCTGGGACTTCGTCTTCCGCAAGGGCTATGCGTACGCCGGCTGGCCTACCGAAATCAACCACTGCTGGGCGGATTACGATTCCCTGGAATTCGATATCACCTGCCCGAAAGGCGCGTCGGGAACGCTGCGCCTGTTCATCCTCGACGGCGACGGTCTCGCGGGCGGTCGGCGGCAATCGGTCTCCGTATCCGACCGGCTCATCGGCGAATACGAGAACTACCGCGTCGGCCGCTGGATTGATGTCCCGGTCTCCGCAGGTGATACGGCCGACGGCCGCATTCCGGTCGTCATGAAGAACCTCCAGCCGAATGGCAACGCCGTTGTCTCGCTCATCCGCTTCGTCAGATCGTAG